ACACCAACCAAAATGAAGGAGATTTCCCCTGTCACATCTTGGAAGAGAAGCAGGACAAAGGCCCCAgctagagaacaaaggggaaaggTGATGGCTGGGAGAAGGACTGGCCTCTGGAGAGACAGAGAATCTTGCACTTGGGACTGAGAAGGAGACGGAGACAAAAATGGATCCCAAACCAGCTTGGCTGGCTGATTGCACTGGCTTGGCAACTGCGGACCAGGCCTTAACCTTTGCCTCTCTATGCTGCCCTAAGGACTTACAGATTCTGTagccaggtgactaataaattgttaccttgttttgaaaaggctgcccgGTGTTGCTGCTAATACTCACTGGGAGCAGTGTGTGCTGCAGGGTACAGTGTACACAAGCCTCCCGGAGGAGTCTAGAATTGCTTCAgggagccacagagagagagagagaagggtggggGGATAGCTGGTTGCTGAGGGCCCAGTTTCAGAGAGTCTTGGAGGCCACGGGCCAGGCCCAGCCCAGTACAGGGACTAGTTACAGGCTgggcatagaccagaccctgtgGGTCTGTGACAAGAACAATTGTGTGCTCAGATTTGGGTGCATAAATGGTAAACAACTACCAGATGTGGGAATACAAACTGGTGCTTCTTCACCTAAATCTCCCACAGAATTAGAGGCTACGACTGAAAGTAGGGCAGGGTGGAAGAATGTTCAAAATGGTGCCTTTCTGAGATGTGGCCAAATGGCATATAGGTCTCCAGCGGTAACATTGGTGCTTTACAACTTTTAATTTTCAAACGGTTCCTAAGAGCCAAGTGTGTCTGCTCACACACGATGCCCAGGAGGCAGCCAGCTCCTCATGAAATCAGACCCAGCTCCTGAGGAACAAGTGAAAGGATCTTCCTTGGAAAATGGGTTTGTTGGAGGCTTTAGAATTCTTTAATTAgcaaatgtgtttttcttttagaaaataaaCAAGGACACTTGCTATTTCAGTTATGCAAGTGCAGCTCATTGGTGTGACTGCTTATTTCAGGGCAACTTTCTCACAAATCCATTTAGCTAAAGCCAGGCAGGTTTCCGAAAGAGCATGGTTCCGTTTGATCATCACACAGCTCTCCCTTTCAGCAGCTCCTGTTAGCTGGAACCTGGGGAACAAAGAGCAGGAGTCACTGGGTATTTAGCTTTACTGAGCAAGATCTTTAGCAGCTATACCTCATTCGGAGGGGTGGTCTGTCTCCATACTAGCTTCCTTCATTCGTACTTTTCTACAGAGCCCTAGTGAGTAATATGCCTCACAGAGTGGGAAAGGAGCTGGGCAGGCTCGGTTCAGTGCTGGAAAACATCGCAAAATCCACTGCGATGATTGACCAATACTGCCCGTGGGTGTATTCAAATCCCTCTGCTGGGGAGCCAAGCCGAGGAGCCCAGCAGCGCCCATGTGGTCCTGTTTTGTACAACTGTGCCATGTGCACTGACTGGTGTCTGAAGTGGGTGGAGCTTAGTTGGTGGGCGGGGCTTGGGAAAgtaccaccccttcccccacccccatggcagCCCTGGTGGAGGTAAACTGTACTGCTCAGCAGGAGAGGGGACCCTGACCCTGCATTAACGAGCGCATTGCTGGACAAGGGCCACCTTACTCAGGcagagcagcacagctgagagCTAACATAGGTGTGAACTCTTCAGCAAGTGCCTCTTCAGCAAGACAAGGATTGGGCTTAAGCTAGTGTCTTCCCAGACATGCCCATTCTCCAAAGAGACCCTGACCCCCCTTTATCCTGTGGCTTTGCAAGCACACAGGGGGCTTGAGACTGACCATCTCTCCATGGAGGACTCTGCCTGGTGCTTAACTTTACTTGTGCTCACAGACAGCCTCTGCTCCTGCTAGCACTAGAGAGCACTAACCTTGTGTTCCCACTTGTGCACCATGCAAGACACACTCAGTTTCAAAGCCAAAGTAGGAACCATGAACACTCACAGTGTTTCATCGAACGTGGTGCCGTCCACCCAGGTCCATTTCCTCTCTGGGGATGTAACATGGAGTCCAAGCCAAACCAGGTTCAATTGTGGAATACTCAGTATATACGCCTGTAAGTGACAGGACGGAGGAGTCTGGGTGAATATAACCTGCTAGAATTCTCTGGCTTCTTTGCTCTCTCGGCAAATGAAGGAAGAGAACCTGCTACATAGCTCTGCAATAGATATAAACCCAATTGCTGATATTTCCCTTTCCCAGTctcaccccctccttcccctccacataACAGTGATATTTTAATGTGCTCTGTAAAAGATTTTTCTTAAGCCAAATGTCATACAGCTGGGGCATTGTTGTTTTGCTGCAAGCTCATTGTATTACATTATAACTAGTGACACTCATCTCTCAAGGGGCGGGTTAAGCCATTTTTATTTACTGTACCATCTCCTCCTTGTCTTGGATCACGAGCATTTGAGAGCTCTTCGCTGAGCAGTCCACACGACTCTCATTCCATGTTTTCCGTTCTTTAGAGACCCAATAGCACTTGTTCTTGTGCGGCAGCCAGCCAGCGGGGCACAGTCTGCACTCACAGCCCTCTAGAAACAGACATGGAAAAGGCAACATTAAATAGGCCGGAAAGTTCTGAAGAGTGCTGAGCTTCCCTACGTTCACGAGGGGCTTTCAAACTATAAACATTCTCAGCCAAGACATTTCTCTTTATTCATTGTTTGTTTGAGGAAAGGCCCATTATTCAAATAGCAGATGGAGGTGCGGGTCAGGAGAGAGGTGCTCTGGCAGAGCTGTAATGTGAATATGAATTCATAAGATTGGGCCCACAATTCACATTTTGCAGGCTCAGTATCACACAATGCATTTCCCCCCAAGGAGCACCGAACCTCTGAAATGAAAGACACAACAAAACTGTTGCCTTCTCTGCTGAATCACTTCTGGAGCATTTTAAAAGTAGGAGGAGGGAGGTAAGGGATTCTCGTAGGAAGTTCTGGCTTCCCAGAATGCTCCCAGACAATTGAGGGCTGCGTgctgatcacacacacacacaaaaccaccttACAAGAACAGTATtacagttgcaaagtcaagcactcaaaacttAGTAagtgtcagaattaaggttgcctgtgcaatctttaTTGCGCCCCCTTGTGCATATTTATTATGATCCAGTCCATAATTACATAGCCACATGCCAGTTTTCTCCACcagacccctgcttcattcagggCACATGACGGACGGTGCTGCTGACTTACtgagcagctgttcaatattttgttttcttctcattcAATGTGTAGCCCCAGTAGTACTGTGCACTATTCAAagccggctctgaaggcagaactattaatttcctcctgggctCTCCTCTGGCACCCTGctctatagtatctgagtgcttcacaaaacaGTAATGAAttttcacagcacccctgtgagatCAGGGGATTgcaatatttccattttacagatgaggaacttaGGCACGGAGAGTTtgaggtcaaaagtatccactaataccgggtgcccaacctgagactcAGACCCTCAAAAAGGTACTTAGGCAGGAATAAGGTATCTGAAAAATCAAGGCATTTAAAGTACTTAGCATTCTATAGTACTTCATATGTTCAGGGCACAGCTCCCATCAATTTCAGTTACAGCTGTGACGGCTCAGCACTGCTACAAATCACACCCCAGGCTCTCAACTGAGGCACCCAATGAATGGAGGAACACAGTGAGTGACCACCTGTGAGAGGATTGGTTTAAGTaactctcccccaccaccagtcCAAATGTACTCTCTCCCCCGTCTTCTGGTTCTTGTTCCTTCTGCATTCAACTCAGGCaacttcctcctccatgctgccagGGCTCAGGAGGACACAGCAAGCGTGTGAGAGACAGGCTCCCCACTCTCAGCGCCGCTGTCAGGACCCAAACCTGCATGGAACGTCCTACTCAGCCCCCtgtagctctgggctggagcatgctcattgTTGATAGAATCATGAATTTTCAAAGGCTTatcacttggccaaatttgggcagatatTCACAGGCGCAGCTAAAGGCAGACAGATCCCTGATTCATAAGCCACCCCCTTGTCAAGTGTCAAGTCCCTATTCCACAGCACGGGGACAGCACTAGAGCTTCTGAAAGACAAAGtctccagaattttttaacatgagaaaaacaatgtattttcactAGGCtggttctcagaaacagctggacAGTTATGtctgaaactaaaaaaaaaaataataataataatcaggctGAGGCAGACCCCTGGCATGGAAAGGTTCAGCCTGAACATTTAATCTTcagcaaaaataaaagcaactgaaaacaggctcTCCTAGTGGGAAGTATTGTGCCCGTACTCAGTGCCTCAAAAACCAGTATAGGGAAAGCCAGCGCTACCTAGGGGTGGAGTAGGGAGGCTGAACACCTGGGTTCTAAGCCCCGCTCTGACACTGCCCCACTCTGGGTGTGTCTACGCTTGTGATCATTAAAATCCCAGCATCCTCTTTTGACTAACAGAGGATTTACCAGCTTGTGTAACTACATTTTTTCCTCCCTAAAAATCTCTCTGGAAATTTCAGTTGGATGCGGCAAATATTTCCGAATTATGGTCTATGGGGTGCTTGTAGGTACTCCATGAAAGCTGACAGGTCACATCTGCCTGgcttctccttgtttccagctgctataTCTCTCTACAAGACAGCTACAATTTTTCCCAGTACTACTTTTCTATGAGCAACTTCTGTAGTTGCCATTGGGATGTTATAGGATTGCAAAAGGGAGGTGAGGAGGGTGGGGTCTGGGAGTTTACACAAGGGAAGGCAGGCATCCATTAGGTGCTCTGTATTAAAATATGCTGCACCATGCAAAAACATTTGAAACTCCCTGGGATTTGGAATTGCTTTTCAATTCCTCTCCTGTGGTATCGTATAATGTTGTGTGTTACTAAACAGCTAGCAAGTTTCACCCCACATGTGATCACACTACAATGGTAAGTGAAAGGATATAAAATGTTTCATACTCATTGGAAGTACTTTGAATGACCACTAGATATCACTCCTACTACTCTGCACAAACAGGTGAAAACTTATTTATTAGAGCTGCCTGAAAAGTGGGATTTCCCTGGCAAATTATCAGagggttttccccttttttacctttttttccctttctctcctaTTTTTCTCCCCACTGGAGAAAAGATGTGAAAAGATAAAATGTATAGGAAAGTGTTGAAAAGGCCATGATTTTGAACCTAAATATTTAGTTTTTCTCAGAAAATTTCCCCTTTGGAAAAATTtcagaaaattgaaaaataaatgttctcatgaaaaataaaatttggcaAAACCCTCTTTTCTGATTAAGAATCAGAAATGTTTCAGCCAGTTGTAGTATTTATTTTGCAGCCATCAAACAGAACAAATGACCAGAAAAATAAAGACGGGAAGATGAGGGTATGGCACATCTCAGCTATGTATAAGTTATTGTGACACAGTAGCTGAATTTTCAATCAGTGAGTTTGGAGTGAGAGTTCTTCCAGGTGGACACAATGTTGCAAAGAGCACAAAGAACAGCAGATACAGTTACCTGTTGAGTTGTTGTTTGGCTTTGGATACAAACTTTGATTTAAGCAAGACTGGGAATCCTTCAGGCTGGAATTACATTCAGTTCCATTTGTTGTTCTCTGTCTTTCAGTCTGACCTTCACAAGGACGTGTAACAAAAGAGAGAAGGTAAAAAGTATCAACTCACCAAATACCATGGGATAT
The window above is part of the Natator depressus isolate rNatDep1 chromosome 14, rNatDep2.hap1, whole genome shotgun sequence genome. Proteins encoded here:
- the LOC141998067 gene encoding killer cell lectin-like receptor subfamily B member 1B allele B, with the protein product MGLVSPSGYILCSPPADGLPLCHSRATLSFDIPQCPRWHRLTLWLGWAGNIILVAAVIALRVWGQTERQRTTNGTECNSSLKDSQSCLNQSLYPKPNNNSTEGCECRLCPAGWLPHKNKCYWVSKERKTWNESRVDCSAKSSQMLVIQDKEEMAYILSIPQLNLVWLGLHVTSPERKWTWVDGTTFDETLFQLTGAAERESCVMIKRNHALSETCLALAKWICEKVALK